CTCCATATGGGGTCGGAAACGGGCACACAAATTATTTTCTCATCAGGTCCTTTTTCATCTGCCATATGAAAAACACCTATTGGTTTAACTTCCATGACCACCATAGGATATGTTGGTTCTATCCCTAACACTAGAACATCCAGAGGATCTTTGTCCAGAGCTAATGTCTCCGGAACAAAACCATAATCACCCGGATACATCATTGAGGAAAACAAGGTCCTATCAAAACGAATCTTGTTCAATGTAAAATCATACTCATACTTATTTCTACTGCCCTTTGGTATTTCTATCAATACGTCAAAAGTTACTTCCTCCATGGTTCTTGAATTTTAATAAATCATTATTTCTAAGCAAAACGATTTTCGTTTTGCCAAATTGCCCGTGTACGAAATCTTCTTAAAAATTGAAGCCAAAGGTTCCGGTGACACCAAAAGGCCTTGCATCGGGGTTATCTAGATAATTACCTCTAAAATTAAAATCGATTCGGAATATTTTAAAAATGTTTCCTACCCCAAATGAATACTCGTAATAAATCTTATCCGAAGGCGCCCTCAATGGTGTAGTTAAGGTTGCCGGAGCACTTAGCGCTCTATTCGCAACGGAAAGACTTCCCCAAACCCCTCTCAATCCTACAATTTCCCTTAGATTCAATTTACGCATGAAAGGTATCCTAGAAAACAATCGTCCATTAAAATTATGTTCTAAATGAACCGAAGCATAGGTATCCGTCACAAATTCATAGAAATCCAGATTGGGGAACGTGCCATAATTAGAGAAGAACGTCTGGTTCCCCGGTACCACACTTAGTAAACCCAGCGGCACTTCACCAAAAGTCTTCCCCAATTCCAATGTACTCAATAACCTACCAAAACCTCCAATTTGCCATGGCTGACTGTATGAAAACTGCAGCTTGCTGTAATTAAAATCGCTATCCAGCAAGCCTTCTGTTCCTTTCGTGAAATTCAGAAGTAGGGTACTGTAGGTATCGTTCACATCCCTGCGCTCTACTCCATAACCAATGGTCTTCTTTCCTGGTGTATATATTAACAATGTATTAAAATCAAACTGTCTAATCTCCGAAGATATTCCCGTGGGGGAATCGGCATCTATATATTCTAAACTAAAGTCATTGGGTAATGCAGAACTTAACGTCCGGAATGTTCCGCCTAGCGAAACCCTGAAAT
This sequence is a window from Maribacter aestuarii. Protein-coding genes within it:
- a CDS encoding inorganic diphosphatase, with amino-acid sequence MEEVTFDVLIEIPKGSRNKYEYDFTLNKIRFDRTLFSSMMYPGDYGFVPETLALDKDPLDVLVLGIEPTYPMVVMEVKPIGVFHMADEKGPDEKIICVPVSDPIWSRRDDISDLNPHRLKEIEHFFQVYKDLEKKKVDTGGWGDAEEAIKIYHECVKRYEESEHKKKRTFTI